A segment of the Mercurialis annua linkage group LG4, ddMerAnnu1.2, whole genome shotgun sequence genome:
TTATGCAGAGCTTCTTTATCCCTTTGTTTGCAGAGTTTCCACGATTTAAGAGTGATTTTGTAGTCGCTTGAAGAAATTATGCAGAGCTTCTATGTTGCTTTGTTTGCAGAATTCCGGCGGCTAGAGAATTATGTATGTCTTTTTGTAGAAATTATGCAGAGCTTCTTTATCGCTTTGTTTGCAGAGTTTCCACGACTTGAGTGTGATGTCTTGTCTTTTTTGTGTTGTGAGGGAACTCCTATTTATAGGAGTGTAGAGAATATGTATTTATGCACATATCTCTATACTTGGaaagaatattaattttattctaattagttaaataatatattcaCTTAACTAATAGACAAAAATAACATATTCTTTAATATTAGGTAAGTATGATTTGTTGACTTacccaaaataatttatttaatattatttagactttatttaataactaattttaaattattaaatatatttgaaagtCTAATAATACTAAGCCCAATTTATTTTATGAGCCAAAAATTTATGGGTCAACAGATACTTCATATATATTTTGGGTAAAAAGAATTGgagttattaaaatataattttatattttagtaattcaatttttattttacaacaatgtgagattattaaataaattcaattttttttttgccagaaataaattcaattgatttatCACTTATGTGCATGGCCAAAGTAAAATTATGTAAAATCCGACTTTTTTGTTGCCACATAAGCAATGTTTTTGTTGAAATTGCAACAATAACTTTCCGTGTTGAGTATTcaaagtatataaaaaaattcactaacCGTTATAAATTttagctatatatatatatatatatatatatatatatatcccatATCttcaatcaaatattaattttaagaaaaaaaaattcatgatattAGCTAATAACGAGTTTGGTTCATTCAGAAGCTTACAACTTTGTTTTGTGATGAAAGTTAGAAAGAAAAGTGTCACTTTTATACTAACATGTTTTTaagagtaattaaaataaatataaatttaaactatttaaaacttttaaaaatagcCCAACATaagttaaaacaaatccaattttcttattttattcaaCCCATTCTAATATTACAATTTACCATatctttagaattttaaaatattttaaatagacCCGAATTAATACTTTACTTTTAACAAACCCAAGTTGGTATTTTAGATGTTGCCAAATTAGCTAGCATTAATTAAGATACAAAAAATGTCTAAAAGGTGGAGCAATGGGCCAACTTACAATTACATCcacaaaaatatacaaataatataaaaagtaacattaaacttaaaaaaaaaaatctaataacaCCGAGGCTGGACAGCGATTAATCGGCGAGGAAATAGAAAGAactgaaaaaggaaaaaaatgctGATTAGGACAGAAAGGAAAGAGTagagaataaaaaaagaaaagaaaatcttTCTATTGAAGCCACAAACCAAACTTGTGGCTCAGAATTAAAACAGATGCTGAcatggcaaaaaaaaaacgtaaaaacaTAGACAAAAGCATCAAAGAGACACACACGTTGTCCGATTTCTCTCTctataaagattaaaaaaagcTCCATGTCACACTCTTTatgtttctctctctaaaaagtTTACAGCTTTATAACAGTCAATTTCGTCAAATTTAAgttagttttattattattatcctcGGAGTAGCAGAAATGTTGGAGGCGAAAGACCCGGCAATTAAGCTGTTTGGGATGACGATTCCTCTGCAAGAGAATTCCACTGCAAGTACTCTTACTGCTACTTGTAGTGGAGTTGACGATTGTGGTCAAGATCATCCAGACCGTCCATCTTGTGGGAGCTCTACTGTTCTTGATGAAGATGAGGGCGGTGATGATTTTACTAAAGGAGATGATGGTGAAGAGAGAAACAGTGATGATAATATGGTAATAATTGTTTAGGTTTTTTTGATTGGTGAAATTTTTGGGGGTTTTTGTGTTTTAGAAATTGACCCAGTATTGAGAATCTGGGATTAATTAATGGGTTCATTTTAGTTTTTAGATTAATTTGAGTTTTAATATGGTCAATTTAACTAGCTTGGTAGTATTTGAGCTGttgatttgtttgttttcttgtttttaaattttagtattgAGCTTTTCTTTCGTGGTCTTTGAAGAGTCAAATTTAGTAGTACTTGATTATACTGAGCAATTTAGCTTTTGAACCCTTCATATCTGTTCAAGTTTCTTAGGGTCAATCTTTATTCATCTgggtaataaaattttaatgaatttataGGTATTTTTGAAGAAATAGAACCATATCTGATAAAAAAACAGTCTATTTGGTATGTTCTTACCAGTTGGAGTTAGATCTTAGGTTTTACTGTTTAAAAACCTCAATTATTCTTCTTTTGGCTGCTTTAGATTGTGTATTACTGTAGAGGTTTACTGGTATAGCTCAGATTGACTGTAATTGGCGTCTCCTTGATTTGTTTTCTTTGAAATAGTAATATTGGTTCTAGGTTTTTGTTTGTTGCTGCCTATGTTCTACCAAAACTTTTCTTGGTCTTACTTGTTAGCGTTTTGTTTCCAAGAATACTTTTGAAACTCCAaactatatttataatttattcttgTAAAACTGTTGTTTTGCCGTTTCGTGTTTCGCATTTGGGTGTTTCTATTTCCGTGCAACCCATGTTTTGCGTTTGGGCGTTTCCGTTCATTCTAAATACTGAAGATTCTATGTATCAGTTGATGTCTGTGTTTGGTTATTGTAGACTATGATCACCAACTGATTTGTTGATTCATTCGAACGTAGTGTCCTTTAAAATATGTGGACCTTAATCCTTACTCCTAATGTTGTGGtatatgttaatttaaatatgtaagAAACCAGGATAAATTCTTACATGTTTTCCCTAATTTTTGATATGAATACAGGATGCAGAAGCAGAAAAAACAACAGAAAATAAACAGGAAAATGGAGCCCAAGCGGTGACTTCAGAAGAGTCTTCAAATCCAGAAGCAACTTCGGAGATAAGTGAAAACCGCAAAACATCTGCTGAGAACGACAAGGAATCAAAAACTGCAAAGACAGAGGAAGAACAGACTGATACAAGTAATTCACAAGAAAAGATTCTAAAAAAACCTGATAAGATCATCCCATGCCCTCGTTGTAATAGCATGGACACCAAGTTCTGCTACTACAATAATTACAATGTGAATCAGCCTCGACACTTCTGCAAGAATTGCCAGAGATATTGGACAGCTGGAGGGACTATGAGAAATGTTCCTGTTGGTGCCGGTCGTCGTAAAAACAAGAACTCTGCTTCACATTACCGTCACATAACTGTTTCTGAAGCTCTCCAGCATGTTGGAACAGAAATTTCAAATGGTGTTCATCATCCTGCACTAAAAAGTAATGGGACAGTCCTTACCTTTGGCTCGGAAGCTCCACTTCATGAATCAATGGCTTCCGTGTTGAGTCTTGCTGATAGAACAAAGCAGAACATCACAACAAATGGGTTTCATAAACCTGAAGCGTTGAGGATTCCCGTATCCTACGTAGGTATAGAAAATGGGGATACTCATTTGAAAGGAAATATATCCACAACATCAATTTCAAAAGACGAAGCTAGCAAAGATGGATCTCAAGATCCTGGAACACAAAATTGTCCGGCCTTTCCACCTCAAGTACCATGTTTTCACGGCACTCCTTGGCCTTATCCTTGGAATTCCGCTCAGTATAACTCACAATTACCACCAACTGCTTTTTGCCATCCTGCATTTCCTATGCCATTCTATCCTGCAGCGGCTTACTGGGGTTGCACTGTACCGGCCAATTGGAACATGCCATGGATACCTCAGCCACCGTCTCCCAACCAAACTGCACCAACTTCTGGCCCCAACTCTCCAACCTTGGGGAAACATTCAAGGGATGACAGTGTGCTCAAACCAAGCGACACTGAAGAAGAGCCAACAAAGGAAAAGATATGGATTCCAAAAACTTTGAGGATCGATGACCCTGGAGAAGCTGCAAAAAGTTCTATATGGAAGACACTGGGGATTAACAAGGACAAGCCTGACTCAATTGGCGGACGAGGACTATTTAAAGTCTTCGAATCAAAAGGCAATGATAAGAATCATGCAACCGAAACTTCTTCAGTACTACATGCCAATCCAGCAGCATTGTCTAGATCAGTCAAATTCCATGAAAGTTCGTAAATAGGCGGTAACTCGTACTTGTTCCTAATGGTGCATAAAAGGTCACAAGCATCATTTCCAAGAATTGGTAGTTGTTGCAGTCATGTTGAAAGGAAGAGTATCATAAATTAGAGGTAGCCAGTGAAACTAGCTATTTTGTGTTTTGATTGAGTGCTAGTCTAGGCAGCTGTTTTTTGTTCCAGTTAGATGGTTTGCTAGAGTTCATGTACATAGCTTAAATGTtactattattatataaattgttgAGAGATCGAGAGTTTAGGCATAAGACACTTGAATTTGTGTACCATAATCtcaattgtttaaaaataaatttgggaAATGAAATCTACCTTCTTTTTGTTGGCATTTTTCTcttgtatttatttatattgcataaaaatttatcaagtcTTACACCTCGGtatttcatttctttctttGGAAATGCTTTTGAAATTATAACCTATATTTACGGAAAAAAACTGTCAGCTTTCTATTTCGTTTATCTATTtcagtatttttattttcgtgcTGTAGGTCTCGATCATCACGGAAAGATAAAAAGATGGGAGAATGAATGAACATAGATAGATTTTACttgttttagaaaatttaaagaaaataaacatGAGATTGAAAATGTCAACTTCCATTGCCTATTATAAGCTCTTTGTAAAATAAATGCAGATGTTTGGCACAGTATGCAGGAATGGCAGGCCATAATGTTAAGTGTATTTCCATTTGCGccttttaaaaggaaaaaatgcaAAGAATGGAGATAAAGAAGTGGGGACTAAATTGAAAGACAGAAAAGTTGATGTATGACCTTTCTTTGACAGATATGTGTACTTGAATTCTTATCACAATAATTTGCATAAATAGTCCCTCAACTTATTTCTCTCTCCCATCacaattctttttctttaactTCAAACAATATAATCTCTTAGCTTTACAGCGCCAATTTTGTTAACCCGATAGTTTGCTTTATATGACAGtcttttattatcttttaaattattatttcaactttaaaaaatatatcagatagttttttttttgataattggggaggggagagcgtttgtgggaggatTCAATCCCACgatctagcagtttgctgccaaGCGTTTATACAGTTTGAGCTATAGTTCATCAGTATATCAAATagttattttattgatttttgatCACAGACTCCTAATATAGTTTTAcaaaagaattttaaatttgctaatttatcattttgattCTAGATAAACAAGTGCATCacacatattattattattattattacaagaAAAACTAAATAATCATCCATTGGATCAGCTAGGTCTAATTTACTAACTCTAAtggttaaataaatttaatttcttttttcagtACATCTCCAACAAACAAacattttaggtattttttgCTATTGTGATCAA
Coding sequences within it:
- the LOC126677773 gene encoding cyclic dof factor 2: MLEAKDPAIKLFGMTIPLQENSTASTLTATCSGVDDCGQDHPDRPSCGSSTVLDEDEGGDDFTKGDDGEERNSDDNMDAEAEKTTENKQENGAQAVTSEESSNPEATSEISENRKTSAENDKESKTAKTEEEQTDTSNSQEKILKKPDKIIPCPRCNSMDTKFCYYNNYNVNQPRHFCKNCQRYWTAGGTMRNVPVGAGRRKNKNSASHYRHITVSEALQHVGTEISNGVHHPALKSNGTVLTFGSEAPLHESMASVLSLADRTKQNITTNGFHKPEALRIPVSYVGIENGDTHLKGNISTTSISKDEASKDGSQDPGTQNCPAFPPQVPCFHGTPWPYPWNSAQYNSQLPPTAFCHPAFPMPFYPAAAYWGCTVPANWNMPWIPQPPSPNQTAPTSGPNSPTLGKHSRDDSVLKPSDTEEEPTKEKIWIPKTLRIDDPGEAAKSSIWKTLGINKDKPDSIGGRGLFKVFESKGNDKNHATETSSVLHANPAALSRSVKFHESS